One part of the Lotus japonicus ecotype B-129 chromosome 2, LjGifu_v1.2 genome encodes these proteins:
- the LOC130738918 gene encoding cytochrome P450 CYP736A12-like, protein MPKSRVKIINTYKPKTSSSFKQAIMLPAILLLTFIFILSATLFHSKQHQNNGKNPPGPKPLPIIGSLHMLGKLPHRSLQALAKKHGPIMSLKLGQVPAIVASSPEAVELFLKTHDAVFASRPKIQASEFMFYGGKGLGLAQYGPYWRNMRKLCTLQLLSPSKVEMFAPLRSEELGKLLRTLEKVADSSEVVDLSELVGEVIANITYKMVLGCHKDSGVDLKGLIGEAMNLAGTFNLADFIPWLSMFDFQGLASRMKKTSKAFDQVVDQIINDHEHPLEKKDPQDKDFVDILLSLMDPRNEEQNQLIDNTNIKSIILDMIGGALDSASATIEWAMSELLRNPRVMKKLQDELENVVGINRHVDESDLENLRYLYMVVKEILRLYPAGPLLGPRECLKDVTIDGYYIKKKTRIIINAWAIGRDPKVWSNNADIFYPERFLNCNVDLRGHDFQLIPFSSGRRGCPGINMGLVMVRLVVAQLVHCFNWELPLGISPNDLDMTERFGLAMPRSNHLLAMPTCRLVKPLVLD, encoded by the exons ATGCCTAAGTCAAGAGTCAAGATCATAAATACATATAAACcaaaaacttcatcttcttttaaGCAAGCAATCATGTTACCTGCAATACTCCTCTTAACATTCATCTTTATCCTATCAGCCACTCTATTTCATTCAAAACAACACCAAAACAATGGAAAAAATCCACCAGGTCCCAAGCCTCTTCCAATCATTGGCAGCCTCCACATGTTAGGAAAACTCCCGCATCGCTCCCTCCAAGCCCTTGCCAAAAAACACGGACCTATCATGTCCTTAAAGCTCGGACAGGTCCCAGCCATCGTGGCTTCTTCCCCTGAAGCTGTAGAGCTATTTCTCAAGACACACGACGCCGTTTTCGCTAGCCGGCCCAAAATCCAAGCTTCTGAGTTCATGTTCTATGGTGGAAAGGGATTGGGGTTGGCTCAGTATGGTCCTTACTGGCGTAACATGAGAAAACTGTGCACCTTGCAGCTTCTGAGTCCTTCAAAAGTCGAGATGTTTGCACCTTTGAGGAGTGAGGAATTGGGGAAGCTGTTGAGGACACTTGAGAAAGTTGCAGATTCAAGTGAAGTTGTGGATCTCAGTGAGTTGGTTGGGGAGGTTATAGCGAATATTACTTATAAGATGGTACTGGGATGCCATAAGGACAGTGGTGTTGATTTGAAGGGGCTTATTGGTGAGGCAATGAATTTGGCTGGGACTTTTAATTTGGCTGATTTTATACCTTGGCTAAGCATGTTTGATTTTCAG GGACTAGCAAGTCGAATGAAGAAAACAAGCAAGGCATTTGACCAAGTGGTAGACCAGATCATCAATGATCATGAGCATCCTTTAGAAAAGAAAGACCCTCAAGATAAGGACTTTGTGGACATATTACTATCACTAATGGACCCTCGGAACGAAGAACAGAATCAACTCATCGATAATACTAACATCAAATCCATCATATTGGACATGATTGGCGGGGCACTAGACTCAGCTTCAGCAACAATTGAATGGGCAATGTCAGAACTCTTAAGGAAtccaagggtgatgaagaaacTTCAAGATGAGCTAGAAAATGTGGTGGGGATAAATAGACATGTGGATGAATCTGACTTAGAAAATTTGCGTTATTTGTACATGGTGGTGAAGGAGATCCTAAGATTATACCCTGCAGGACCTTTGCTAGGTCCTCGTGAGTGCCTAAAAGATGTTACCATTGATGGCTATTACATAAAGAAGAAGACACGGATCATCATTAATGCTTGGGCCATTGGGAGAGATCCTAAGGTTTGGTCGAATAATGCCGACATATTTTATCCAGAGAGATTTCTGAATTGCAATGTTGATCTTCGGGGACATGATTTTCAACTTATACCATTTAGTTCAGGTCGTAGAGGGTGCCCTGGGATTAATatgggccttgttatggttaggCTAGTTGTGGCTCAATTGGTGCATTGCTTCAATTGGGAGCTTCCATTGGGGATTTCTCCTAATGATTTGGACATGACTGAGAGATTTGGACTTGCTATGCCAAGAAGTAACCATTTGCTAGCTATGCCAACTTGCCGCCTTGTTAAGCCATTAGTATTAGACTAA